In a single window of the uncultured Pseudodesulfovibrio sp. genome:
- a CDS encoding VOC family protein — MRTRLDHIVIAATDMERGVTWAEKQLGVRVPRGGVHETMGTRNHVMRIGEEMFLEVIAINPDGTVPNKPRWFGLDDPAVRERLDRSPAFLAWVANTDDIKAFLNAAPMSFGKATPVSRGELNWQFALPSDGRLLAGGMLPYAIQWQTESHPALAMPDLGCRLLGLDIYHPYPEWLCSVLDAVGPVDLVEVHPLPPMEVPRMAARIDTPEGVRLLETIPGGCGCPPRRV, encoded by the coding sequence ATGCGAACCAGACTGGACCATATCGTTATCGCGGCCACGGACATGGAACGGGGCGTAACCTGGGCCGAAAAGCAACTCGGTGTGCGCGTGCCGCGCGGCGGGGTGCACGAGACCATGGGCACCCGCAACCACGTGATGCGCATCGGCGAAGAGATGTTCCTGGAGGTCATCGCCATCAACCCGGACGGAACGGTACCGAACAAGCCGCGCTGGTTCGGCCTGGACGACCCCGCGGTGCGCGAGCGGCTGGACCGTTCGCCCGCCTTCCTGGCCTGGGTGGCCAACACCGACGACATCAAGGCTTTCCTGAACGCGGCCCCCATGTCCTTCGGCAAGGCCACACCGGTCAGCCGGGGCGAACTCAACTGGCAGTTCGCCCTGCCCTCGGACGGCAGACTGCTTGCCGGTGGCATGCTGCCCTACGCCATCCAGTGGCAGACCGAATCCCATCCGGCCCTGGCCATGCCCGACCTGGGATGCCGACTGCTCGGACTGGACATCTACCACCCATACCCCGAATGGCTGTGCTCCGTTCTGGACGCCGTGGGGCCGGTGGACCTTGTGGAGGTGCACCCTCTGCCGCCCATGGAGGTGCCGCGCATGGCCGCGCGCATAGACACTCCGGAAGGTGTCCGCCTGCTCGAAACCATCCCCGGAGGGTGCGGCTGCCCGCCACGCAGGGTCTAG
- a CDS encoding PhzF family phenazine biosynthesis isomerase, with product MTRTITVFLADAFTTVPGKGNRAGVVLDASGLSDAAMQAVAALVGVSETAFLSPAPSGADYDLVQRYFTPEVEVPTCGHATIGSHFVRARALGMTNGRVRIKTGAGVLPIDIETVEGALKVTMTQGAVAFTPPYDAPMVEAILAALGLGPDDLADGLPVQEVSTGHSKVMVPIRSVAVLDGLAPDMAALRALSREIGCNGYFVFVLDGEGDACLTSGRMFAPAVGIDEDPVTGNGNGPCGAYLSRYGILPGRPVFSYLGRQGVAMGREGTIEVTVTRDASGSHKVQVGGTAVEAGCLEIELSDKNGYISATIL from the coding sequence ATGACAAGAACAATCACCGTTTTCCTGGCCGACGCGTTCACCACCGTGCCGGGCAAGGGCAACCGGGCGGGCGTGGTCCTGGACGCATCGGGCCTGTCCGACGCGGCCATGCAGGCCGTGGCCGCATTGGTCGGCGTATCCGAGACCGCCTTTCTGTCTCCCGCGCCCTCGGGCGCGGATTACGACCTGGTACAGCGCTATTTCACGCCCGAGGTGGAGGTCCCGACCTGCGGCCACGCCACCATCGGATCCCACTTCGTGCGCGCCCGAGCCCTGGGCATGACGAACGGCCGGGTGCGCATCAAGACCGGAGCGGGCGTGCTGCCCATCGACATCGAGACCGTGGAAGGCGCGCTCAAGGTGACCATGACCCAAGGCGCAGTGGCCTTCACCCCGCCTTACGATGCACCGATGGTCGAGGCTATCCTGGCCGCCCTCGGCCTTGGTCCGGATGACCTGGCTGACGGGTTGCCCGTGCAGGAGGTCTCCACCGGTCACTCCAAGGTCATGGTACCTATACGTTCCGTGGCGGTTCTGGACGGGCTTGCCCCGGACATGGCCGCACTCAGGGCGCTCAGCCGGGAGATCGGCTGCAACGGCTATTTCGTCTTTGTCCTGGACGGCGAAGGGGACGCGTGCCTGACCAGCGGCCGGATGTTCGCTCCGGCCGTGGGCATTGACGAGGACCCGGTCACGGGCAACGGCAACGGACCGTGCGGGGCCTATCTTTCACGGTATGGCATACTGCCCGGCCGGCCGGTCTTCAGCTACCTGGGCCGACAGGGCGTGGCCATGGGCCGGGAAGGGACCATCGAGGTCACCGTAACCCGCGACGCAAGCGGCTCGCACAAAGTGCAGGTGGGTGGCACGGCTGTGGAAGCAGGGTGCCTGGAGATCGAATTGTCGGACAAAAACGGTTATATTTCGGCAACAATATTGTAA